In a genomic window of Sporosarcina trichiuri:
- a CDS encoding CHY zinc finger protein yields MEIHEKEVVGEQVDEETRCRHYHSEVDRIAIKFFCCQTYYPCYECHGMHGCGHPAVWPASRFSEKAVLCGACGFELSVTEYLSCGSACPACSAPFNPGCSLHKHLYFDTSK; encoded by the coding sequence ATGGAAATCCATGAAAAAGAAGTGGTTGGCGAGCAGGTGGATGAGGAGACGCGCTGCCGGCACTACCATTCGGAAGTCGACCGGATTGCGATCAAATTCTTCTGCTGCCAAACGTATTATCCATGTTATGAATGCCATGGCATGCATGGCTGCGGCCATCCTGCAGTATGGCCGGCTTCCCGGTTCTCGGAGAAGGCCGTTCTTTGCGGCGCCTGCGGATTCGAATTATCGGTTACGGAATATCTATCTTGCGGCTCTGCCTGTCCGGCCTGCAGCGCGCCATTCAACCCAGGCTGCAGCCTACACAAACACCTCTATTTTGACACATCCAAATGA